From Janthinobacterium sp. 67, a single genomic window includes:
- a CDS encoding Tn3 family transposase, protein MTNIHETAYPRLKQEFTEQELGAIYTPSRAQIDHIFTLYRQASHRTFLLIQLMLLQRLGYFVPLSSIPSIVVRHICEHSGLRVPAKRALAQYDQSGSKTTHQRRLRGYVGIRVMDSSDEYWLEDQALQAAHTKQELPDIINVLIEELVQRRLELPGFTYLFRLARHSRTSVNDGIYKAVAGGLPTCVVERFEHMLTAGENLRIWDSLKREPKQPNVRAVTDFLAHIDTMIALAQDLPNTEAIAATKREQLVLEARALDVAEMRRIKPLKRHTLIVLLIQSQLQKAMDDIAEIFIKTIRSLHNGAEERLRQYHLQHAEQIERLIGQFREVLTVLSDEGSDEERVARVEQSLDGDLGAWITECDEHMAYAGNNYYPFMLVGYVGKRSLLFKCLEALSLESSSQDQSLLAAIAIIQKHRSSHKEQLPAAEGALPELALDWMSDKWRKLVFGRVAADAPANVHRKYFELAVMTQVMDELKSGDLYVEHSGDYDDYRNHLVDWEQYEREVKSYGELAGLSVEAPAFVAQLRDKLGSLARDVDSRFPQNSLADIDESGIVIRRMERPKPPPELDAIEQMVTNEMDPVSILDVLTETEKWLDLHKIFGPLSGFEAKVDAPRKRFITTLFCYGCNLGATQTARSIKGLSRKQVAWLNLKHVTEQRLDKAIVKVINAYNRFALPRYWGSGKSASADGTKWNIYEANLLSEYHIRYGGYGGIGYYHVSDKYIALFSHFIPCGVYEAVYILDGLINNQSDIQPDTLHGDTQAQSTPVFGLASLLGIDLMPRIRNIKDLVFFKADKADQYDNIGSLFRGSIDWELIARHMKDMLRVVISIKAGKIAPSTILRRLGTASRKNKLYYAFRELGRVHRTMFLLKYINDAELRRTIHAATNKSEEFNGFIKWLFFGGEGIIAENVRHEQRKVIKYNQLVANMVILHNVHEMTRLLKTIQAKGYVLTEEVLRGLAPYRKGHINRFGEYMLDLEREVAPMNYKVEFTK, encoded by the coding sequence ATGACGAATATCCATGAAACGGCTTATCCACGCCTGAAACAAGAGTTCACTGAGCAGGAGCTCGGGGCGATCTACACGCCTTCGCGCGCACAAATTGACCATATCTTCACGCTGTATCGCCAAGCATCGCATCGTACTTTTTTGCTGATCCAACTTATGCTGTTGCAAAGGCTCGGTTATTTCGTCCCTTTGTCGAGCATCCCGTCTATCGTGGTGCGGCATATCTGCGAACATAGCGGTCTGCGCGTTCCGGCAAAACGAGCGCTGGCGCAATACGATCAATCCGGTAGCAAGACAACACACCAGCGCCGTCTGCGCGGGTACGTGGGGATCCGGGTGATGGACTCGTCCGATGAATACTGGCTGGAAGATCAGGCCCTGCAGGCTGCCCATACCAAGCAGGAGCTACCCGACATTATCAATGTCCTGATTGAAGAGTTGGTCCAGCGTCGCCTGGAACTGCCTGGATTCACCTACTTGTTCAGGCTGGCTCGCCATTCCCGTACCAGCGTCAATGACGGCATCTATAAGGCGGTGGCTGGCGGATTGCCAACTTGCGTGGTCGAGCGTTTTGAACACATGCTCACTGCGGGTGAGAACCTGCGCATATGGGATAGCCTCAAACGCGAGCCGAAGCAGCCCAATGTGCGTGCGGTGACGGATTTCCTGGCCCACATTGACACCATGATCGCGCTGGCGCAGGATCTGCCCAATACCGAGGCCATCGCCGCAACCAAGCGTGAACAACTCGTTTTGGAGGCGCGTGCCCTGGATGTGGCGGAAATGCGGCGGATCAAGCCACTCAAGCGCCACACCCTCATCGTGCTGCTGATTCAAAGCCAGTTGCAAAAGGCAATGGACGATATCGCCGAAATCTTCATCAAGACCATCCGCAGCTTGCATAACGGTGCCGAGGAACGGTTGCGGCAATATCACCTGCAGCACGCCGAACAGATTGAGCGTTTGATCGGACAGTTCCGCGAAGTGCTGACCGTCCTGAGCGACGAGGGCAGCGACGAGGAGCGCGTCGCTAGGGTCGAGCAATCCCTCGACGGGGATCTGGGGGCATGGATCACTGAATGCGACGAGCACATGGCGTATGCTGGCAATAACTATTATCCGTTCATGCTGGTCGGGTATGTTGGCAAGCGCAGCCTGCTCTTCAAGTGCCTCGAAGCGCTCAGTCTGGAATCGAGCTCACAGGATCAGAGCCTGCTGGCGGCGATCGCCATCATCCAAAAGCATCGCTCCAGCCACAAGGAACAACTGCCAGCGGCAGAAGGTGCGCTACCTGAATTGGCACTGGACTGGATGTCCGATAAGTGGCGCAAGCTGGTTTTTGGCCGAGTCGCAGCCGATGCCCCAGCGAACGTGCATCGCAAGTATTTCGAACTTGCCGTGATGACGCAAGTCATGGATGAACTCAAGTCGGGCGATCTGTACGTCGAGCATAGCGGCGACTACGATGATTATCGCAACCACCTGGTGGACTGGGAGCAATACGAACGTGAAGTGAAATCCTATGGTGAACTGGCAGGGCTGTCGGTGGAAGCTCCGGCGTTTGTCGCGCAGTTGCGCGACAAACTCGGCAGTCTAGCGCGCGACGTTGACAGCCGATTCCCACAAAATAGCCTTGCCGATATCGACGAGAGCGGCATTGTGATTCGTCGCATGGAGCGCCCGAAGCCGCCACCCGAACTTGACGCCATCGAGCAGATGGTCACCAATGAAATGGATCCGGTGAGCATCCTTGATGTATTGACCGAGACTGAAAAATGGTTGGACTTGCATAAAATCTTCGGTCCGTTGTCCGGTTTCGAGGCCAAAGTAGACGCTCCGCGCAAGCGCTTTATCACTACGTTGTTTTGCTATGGTTGTAACTTGGGCGCCACGCAGACCGCACGCTCGATCAAGGGCCTGAGCCGCAAGCAGGTGGCCTGGCTCAATCTCAAGCATGTCACCGAGCAGCGCCTGGACAAGGCGATCGTCAAGGTGATCAATGCATACAACCGCTTCGCATTGCCACGTTACTGGGGATCAGGAAAGAGCGCGTCGGCCGACGGTACCAAATGGAACATTTACGAGGCTAACCTGCTTTCCGAATACCATATCCGCTACGGTGGATACGGCGGCATTGGCTACTACCATGTGTCCGACAAGTACATCGCGTTGTTCAGTCACTTTATTCCATGCGGCGTCTATGAGGCGGTTTACATCCTCGATGGGCTAATCAACAACCAGTCGGACATCCAGCCAGATACGCTGCACGGCGATACCCAGGCCCAAAGCACGCCTGTCTTTGGCCTGGCTTCGCTGCTGGGTATCGACCTGATGCCGCGCATCCGCAATATCAAAGATCTGGTGTTCTTCAAGGCGGACAAGGCCGACCAGTATGACAATATTGGCAGCCTGTTCCGTGGATCGATCGACTGGGAACTGATCGCGCGCCATATGAAAGACATGCTGCGCGTCGTCATTTCCATCAAAGCGGGCAAGATTGCGCCTTCGACGATCCTGCGCCGCCTAGGGACGGCTAGCCGCAAGAACAAGCTCTACTACGCGTTCCGCGAGCTCGGTAGAGTACATCGGACCATGTTCCTGCTCAAGTACATTAACGACGCGGAACTGCGTCGTACCATCCATGCAGCAACCAACAAGAGCGAGGAATTCAACGGCTTCATCAAATGGTTGTTTTTTGGGGGCGAAGGCATCATTGCCGAAAACGTTCGGCACGAACAGCGCAAGGTTATCAAGTACAACCAGCTCGTTGCGAACATGGTCATCCTGCACAATGTCCATGAGATGACGCGGCTCCTCAAGACAATACAGGCAAAGGGATATGTGCTAACGGAGGAGGTGCTTCGCGGCTTAGCGCCATATCGGAAAGGGCACATCAACCGATTCGGTGAATATATGCTGGACCTTGAACGCGAGGTAGCCCCGATGAATTATAAAGTCGAATTTACCAAATAA
- a CDS encoding ArsR/SmtB family transcription factor, whose translation MSIDVSEALKALDNPTRLNILCWLKDPRHHFPEQEVDPEQVGVCVSIIQDRVGLSQSTVSLYLAALQRAQLVTSQRIGPWTYYKRHEQNIAAFQVALKALI comes from the coding sequence ATGAGTATCGACGTAAGCGAAGCGCTGAAGGCGCTAGACAACCCAACCCGCCTGAACATCCTCTGTTGGCTGAAGGATCCGCGTCATCATTTCCCCGAGCAGGAGGTGGATCCTGAGCAGGTCGGTGTCTGCGTGAGCATCATCCAGGATCGGGTAGGCCTGTCGCAGTCGACCGTCTCGCTGTATCTCGCTGCCTTGCAGCGGGCGCAACTGGTGACCTCACAACGCATCGGTCCCTGGACTTATTACAAACGCCATGAGCAGAACATCGCGGCGTTCCAGGTGGCCTTGAAAGCGCTGATTTGA